The following DNA comes from Hordeum vulgare subsp. vulgare chromosome 3H, MorexV3_pseudomolecules_assembly, whole genome shotgun sequence.
ATAGAGATAGGATGTTCATGCTCTAGGACCGGTATATATACTGCAAGTTCAATTTATTTTAGGCTTCTTGACAAAATGACAAGTTGTACTGCAAGTTCGCACAGGGACCGATGTGGATTTAGACGGAACTGATGCGCCAGATGGAAACCTGGGTGGTGAACGACACATCAAGGAAGGTGTCTCACTGATATGAGTTCATGTGCAATCGCAATAAAGTCCAGCTTCTATACTCGTGATGTGAACGTTATGGAGTGAGTAGACGCTGGAGTAATTTCTAGCAAAAGGTCGTCCAGTGTATCGATATATGTGTACTGAAGAAGATATCACATGATTTATCTCGTAAAGTTAACTTATAGGTCATCTCCAGTAGCTGCATTTTAGAGGCGTATAAAGTTCAAATGGGGGTTGCGCATAACATCAAAGTGTTATCTAGCTAGCACTCATTTAATAATTCTAAAAAAAGCACTTAATTCCTTTTGCCTATACACCGACATTAGTAGAAGTATATACACCTTGGGCTGGAAGAAGGAAACAGAGACAAGACTCTGTTGCAGAACTGCATGTGGCATGGGCCTTTGCCAGTAAAGTTTTTTCTAATATGGGTTGATCTTGCATATTGCTCCATGTGAATGATCTGCCATCTCAGTAGGATCTCAACGGTGCCAAGGTTAATGATGATGTTGTTAAATAGTATCATACTGCTATAATCACCACCAGTCTTGTTCCTATTGTCTGGCCCACTTATGAAGTTAAAATCGCCCAGTATCATCCACATCTTAGACTGATTGATATTGATGTTCGTTAACCAATCAGTAAATTCTTGCTTGCCTTCCACATAATTTGTGTTGTGGAGGTTGTTACAGGTGATTTAATATCATTAAACAACTTAAGTGTTTATTAGATGaaatcacacacacacatacgcaCGCACACGCACACGCGCGCACACGCATGTACACACGTAGTAGTAGATTTCTAGACACATATATGTCATACATATGAATACATCTAGCATACAAATTTATATCGTACACACATATCCAGAGATAATAAATATATTAAATCCATGATACATGATTTTATTTCAAACATACGTCACTTTTGTCCCAACTTACTATATATTTAAGTTATCGACTATTTTGATCAAGACATCACAAAGCTCCTTGTGCTTGGAGCTCATGATGGCATGGTCAGCTCCAGCAATCTCCTCGACCTCTGTGCCAGGGCTTAGCGTCACCATCCAGCGCTGCATCTCCTCTGTGCTGGAGCCATCAGCCTTGGCTACCACATAGACCTTCTTCACAGACCCATATTTGTCTGCGGTGAGCAGGCATGCATCCTTCATCACCGGATCATCCAGGAACTGGTTTCCAGGCCTCACCAACATTTTCGCCAGGGCCAAATCCTACAAAAACATTGTTGAGCAGTGAGTCAACGCATGGCTAGATTGTACAGAAGTGGATAATGTGAAGAGTTACTTGATTTCCTTGGAGTATTTGTTTGCCAATATTTTCTTGGCAGTATCATGTTGCTGAGATTAGTTCATTATAGGAGATCAAGAGGATGTTAAATTGTGCCATGCACCTTTGGTGGACTTTGCTGGTAATACTTGTGTGCTAAGAAGTCTGGGCCCATTTTGATTGCAACCCCAGCaccttggttgttgttgattggcAGCATCTCGCAGTCCATGAGTAGTCCTTGTGATGATGTTCTTCGCATGAACTGATTGCATCAATCATAAGAGAAGATGACAGGTAGAATTAATATAGGTGTTGCAAAGCTGGAGAGCACCCTTTCATGACGTACACCTTCCACCAACAAAAACATCATAACTTTCATTCAAACATTTACATATTGATTACATGTATCATTTTGAACATTTATTTTTATACTTGAAAATCATGCATGTATAGATATTCATTTTGGAAGCTATTTTCAGCACGTTGTAATTTTATCGAGTATTATACAATATAGAAATGTTAGAACAACAACTATGTTGTGAAAGTTACATATTCAAAGCATTGTAATTGTAATTAAATATACAGAAAAAAGGAGCAATTTTTTCACATATACAGAAAACTGAAATAAAGAGTGGAAGTTTGAGTCAACGGAGAATTAATAAGGAAACCATAAACAATTGCCATACCTCCTCTGTGGTGACGCCCATGTGCTTCCCGACGCACGGCATCGCGGCGGCGGCGAACACGGCCGCGGCGACCTTGCCGGGGAACCTCTCCAGGGCTAGCGCCAAGCTGAGCCCGCCGTGGCTATGCCCGACCAGAATCAGCCGCTCGCCGTCACCCTCCGGCGCCGTAGCCACGGCGTCGAGCAGCGGCCGTGAGTACTCCTCAAACGAGTTCACCTCGTCGACGCGCGCCGAGTGCATGCCGGACGCGGCGAGGTCGACCGCCGTGACGCGGTGGCCCGCGGCCTCGAGGGCGGCGACCACCTTGTACCAACACCACGCGCCGTGGCAGAGGCCGTGCACCAGGACGAAATGGTTCCTCACGCTGGTTCTCTGAGTGCTCTCCATTTCTTGTGTTGTGTTGGATGGTTGAGAGAGACGGAGGACGGCCTGGTATTTATAGCGCAAATTGGTCTTGATCGGAGGCTTATCACAATCAGCTTCTTCTGCCGCAAGAAAAATGTGACGACTTGTTTTTGGACAGTAATATATTCAAGGATCAACTTGATCAGCAAGCTAGAGTTTGACTGGCGTGACGCATATCATGGTTGATTCAAACCAGGGCCAGGCCGTCAAAG
Coding sequences within:
- the LOC123440792 gene encoding esterase PIR7B-like; amino-acid sequence: MESTQRTSVRNHFVLVHGLCHGAWCWYKVVAALEAAGHRVTAVDLAASGMHSARVDEVNSFEEYSRPLLDAVATAPEGDGERLILVGHSHGGLSLALALERFPGKVAAAVFAAAAMPCVGKHMGVTTEEFMRRTSSQGLLMDCEMLPINNNQGAGVAIKMGPDFLAHKYYQQSPPKDLALAKMLVRPGNQFLDDPVMKDACLLTADKYGSVKKVYVVAKADGSSTEEMQRWMVTLSPGTEVEEIAGADHAIMSSKHKELCDVLIKIVDNLNI